One part of the Algibacter sp. L1A34 genome encodes these proteins:
- a CDS encoding BPSS1187 family protein yields MKFYPTLSIVFLLFYNLAFTQAKKGFPEEYTVLNIEPSKTDSRIKEANSSHLVAYNPNTKQGKLFFFMPGTGGIALKGPRKLFSTAINQGYHVINISYINQPAVAQICKGKILEENSNCTEEFRTKRIYGNNAFSLINDKPQDAIVNRLTKLLIYLTEHDKKGNWSIYLENGTPKWSKIVVSGQSQGGGMAAFIAKQHLVNRVIDFSGGWDYSAKPKTAKWYYSTSVTPLNRWYGTYHTTEPLANIIKESYDVMGIPENHIYAFDLPVPEGKKGHSNGVRNIGYTKEWIELLGKGN; encoded by the coding sequence ATGAAATTTTACCCAACCCTAAGTATCGTCTTTTTGCTTTTTTATAATTTAGCTTTCACTCAGGCTAAAAAGGGGTTTCCCGAAGAATACACCGTTCTAAATATTGAACCTTCTAAAACAGACTCTAGAATTAAAGAAGCTAACTCGTCTCATTTAGTTGCTTACAACCCAAATACTAAACAAGGTAAACTCTTTTTTTTTATGCCAGGAACCGGAGGAATAGCATTAAAAGGTCCTCGGAAATTATTTTCGACTGCAATTAACCAAGGATATCACGTTATTAATATTTCTTACATAAATCAGCCTGCAGTTGCCCAGATATGTAAAGGAAAAATATTAGAAGAAAACTCTAACTGCACCGAAGAATTTAGAACTAAACGTATTTATGGCAATAATGCTTTTTCATTAATTAACGACAAACCACAAGATGCCATTGTAAATAGGTTAACCAAATTATTAATCTACCTTACTGAACATGACAAAAAAGGAAATTGGAGCATCTATTTGGAAAACGGTACTCCAAAATGGAGCAAAATTGTTGTTTCTGGACAATCGCAAGGTGGAGGCATGGCCGCTTTTATAGCCAAACAGCACCTAGTTAATAGAGTGATTGACTTTTCTGGAGGTTGGGATTATTCAGCTAAACCAAAAACAGCAAAATGGTATTATTCTACAAGTGTAACACCATTAAATCGTTGGTATGGCACATACCATACTACAGAACCTCTTGCTAACATAATAAAAGAGAGCTATGATGTTATGGGTATTCCCGAAAACCACATTTATGCTTTTGATCTACCTGTTCCAGAAGGAAAAAAAGGACATTCTAATGGCGTAAGAAATATTGGTTACACTAAAGAATGGATTGAATTACTTGGTAAAGGAAATTAA
- a CDS encoding sulfatase, which translates to MKILLAYLSLFFIFTACNKEKKMASVKQQKPNIIFLSIDDLRADLGSYGNSEIKTPNIDALAGTSMVMLNTHCQAAVCAPSRASTMLGYRPDSTQVWHLGDEFRKINPNAVTMPQYFNKAGYYTVNIGKIFHNYMPDSISWNEPDLKPFPYNTKEYAKRDAETYYYTEAALKDQKRKRDLLLEKRKGQKVYGDGWNRGPAIEAADAPDSLYFDAMQTKLALETIDRIKDKNEPFFMGLGLYRPHLPFVVPKKYWDLYPVGSVSPAANPKLPKNAPVMSANSNYELRAYTNPHKIGRPEDAPLPEAYADSLKRGYYASVSYIDACVGKLIAGLKERGLYENTVIVLWGDHGWKLGDHNGWGKMTNFYIDTHVPLIIKEAYQKEGKRIEALSELVDIFPTLCDLTGVDKADYLQGTSLTPVFKNPELEWKDAVFTQFRRRARVSKDGNEYMGYSMQTEQYHFIEWYQWDNDKKEKGDYAATELYDHYVDSDETVNIAENPDKNEIVKQLSKQLSAGWRGALPENKS; encoded by the coding sequence ATGAAAATTTTACTAGCCTACCTTTCTTTATTTTTCATTTTTACAGCATGTAACAAAGAGAAAAAAATGGCATCTGTTAAACAGCAAAAACCCAATATCATATTCTTATCGATAGACGATTTAAGAGCCGATCTTGGAAGCTATGGGAATAGCGAAATAAAAACACCAAATATAGATGCCTTAGCAGGAACCTCCATGGTAATGCTAAACACCCATTGCCAAGCCGCAGTTTGTGCCCCTTCGAGAGCAAGTACCATGCTTGGTTACAGACCAGATTCTACCCAAGTATGGCACCTTGGTGATGAATTTAGAAAAATAAATCCCAATGCTGTAACCATGCCCCAATATTTCAACAAGGCAGGATATTACACGGTTAATATTGGTAAAATTTTTCATAATTACATGCCGGATTCTATTTCTTGGAACGAACCAGACTTAAAACCTTTTCCATACAATACAAAAGAATATGCTAAAAGAGATGCTGAAACTTATTATTACACCGAAGCTGCTCTAAAAGATCAAAAAAGAAAACGAGACCTGCTATTAGAAAAAAGAAAAGGTCAAAAAGTATACGGCGATGGTTGGAATCGAGGCCCTGCAATAGAAGCAGCAGATGCTCCAGACTCACTATATTTTGATGCTATGCAAACAAAATTAGCATTAGAAACCATAGATAGAATCAAAGACAAAAATGAACCGTTTTTTATGGGACTTGGGCTTTACAGACCACACCTTCCCTTTGTAGTACCAAAAAAGTATTGGGATCTTTACCCTGTTGGGTCTGTTTCACCTGCAGCAAACCCCAAATTACCTAAAAACGCACCGGTAATGTCGGCTAATTCTAATTACGAGTTAAGAGCCTATACTAACCCTCATAAAATTGGACGACCAGAAGATGCACCATTACCAGAAGCATATGCAGATTCTTTAAAGAGAGGCTACTATGCTAGTGTGAGTTATATTGATGCTTGCGTAGGAAAACTAATAGCAGGACTAAAAGAAAGAGGTCTTTATGAAAATACCGTTATTGTATTATGGGGCGATCACGGATGGAAACTTGGCGACCATAATGGGTGGGGTAAAATGACAAACTTTTATATAGATACTCATGTTCCTCTAATAATAAAAGAAGCCTACCAAAAAGAAGGAAAACGCATTGAAGCCCTATCTGAATTGGTTGATATTTTCCCAACATTATGTGATTTAACCGGTGTAGATAAAGCCGATTACTTACAAGGTACAAGTTTAACTCCAGTGTTCAAAAACCCAGAACTTGAATGGAAAGATGCTGTTTTTACGCAATTTAGAAGGCGCGCACGTGTTTCTAAAGACGGAAACGAATATATGGGTTATTCGATGCAAACCGAGCAATATCATTTTATAGAATGGTACCAATGGGATAATGATAAAAAAGAAAAAGGAGATTATGCCGCTACAGAATTATACGATCATTATGTAGATAGTGATGAAACAGTAAATATTGCTGAAAACCCAGATAAAAATGAAATCGTTAAGCAATTGTCTAAACAATTATCTGCAGGTTGGAGAGGCGCCTTACCAGAAAACAAGTCGTAA
- a CDS encoding sulfatase, with protein MTKKIKLLNTLFFLAILILNSCQNASEKKAETQKPSRPNILFIPVDDLRPDLGAYGNTIIKSPNIDKLASNGMVFNRAYCQQAVCTASRTSLLTGLRPDSTQIWDLKTHFRDAMPDIVSLPQFFKNNGYYTVGLGKTFHNTLQDSIAWNEYLHVDGFPFDPDAVYVNQENLIIQKEKELNKIKSGNYKFDKYGFIYTKAKSIEMADVSDDDYYDGAQTTMAIKKMRELKKTGEPFFLSVGFYKPHLPFTAPKKYWDMYNPEDIPLATNQFPPKGSPEFAVHGDTELRGYTERHDLPKPNEGSLSDAEQKELIRAYYACITYIDTQIGRLIDELERSGLAENTIVVLWGDHGWKLGEHNGWAKQTNYEIDTRAPLIISGLGVKEKGKTSQSLTEFIDIYPTLCDMTGFEVPTYLQGTSLKPILENPETTVKEAAYSQFLLGRYGPKELRKMERMGYTVRTDRYRYVEWYEWNAEQKTKGDFIARELFDHETDPQENINIANKAENKKLIAQMSKSLGKGFTL; from the coding sequence ATGACGAAAAAAATAAAACTGCTCAATACACTATTCTTTTTAGCTATACTTATCTTAAACTCATGCCAAAATGCAAGTGAAAAGAAAGCAGAAACTCAAAAACCAAGTAGGCCAAATATTCTATTTATCCCTGTAGATGATCTTAGACCAGATTTAGGCGCTTATGGCAACACCATTATAAAATCGCCAAACATCGATAAACTTGCAAGTAACGGCATGGTTTTTAACCGTGCCTATTGCCAACAAGCCGTATGTACAGCTTCTAGAACAAGTTTATTAACCGGTTTAAGACCAGATTCTACCCAAATTTGGGACTTAAAAACACACTTTAGAGATGCTATGCCCGATATCGTGTCCTTACCTCAGTTTTTTAAAAACAATGGCTATTATACGGTTGGCTTAGGAAAAACATTTCATAATACATTACAAGATTCCATAGCTTGGAATGAATACTTACATGTTGATGGTTTCCCTTTCGATCCAGATGCCGTTTATGTCAACCAAGAGAATTTAATTATTCAAAAGGAAAAAGAGCTTAATAAAATAAAATCCGGAAATTATAAGTTTGATAAATACGGGTTTATCTATACTAAGGCGAAATCTATTGAAATGGCTGATGTAAGCGACGACGATTATTATGATGGCGCACAAACCACCATGGCCATAAAAAAGATGCGTGAACTTAAAAAAACAGGCGAACCCTTCTTTTTATCGGTAGGTTTTTACAAACCCCATTTACCTTTTACGGCTCCAAAAAAATACTGGGACATGTATAATCCGGAAGATATTCCATTAGCGACAAACCAATTCCCCCCAAAAGGCAGTCCAGAATTTGCCGTACATGGAGATACTGAACTTAGAGGTTACACGGAGCGTCACGACTTACCGAAACCTAATGAAGGTTCATTATCCGATGCTGAACAAAAAGAACTCATACGTGCTTACTACGCTTGTATCACTTATATAGATACTCAAATTGGTCGTTTAATTGACGAGCTAGAACGCTCTGGACTTGCTGAAAACACTATAGTTGTTTTATGGGGAGATCATGGCTGGAAATTAGGAGAACACAACGGTTGGGCAAAACAAACCAATTATGAAATTGATACGAGAGCACCACTTATTATAAGTGGACTAGGCGTAAAAGAAAAAGGAAAAACAAGCCAATCCTTAACCGAATTTATCGACATTTACCCAACACTTTGCGATATGACAGGCTTTGAAGTACCAACATATTTACAAGGAACAAGTTTAAAACCAATTTTAGAAAACCCGGAAACCACAGTAAAAGAGGCAGCCTATAGCCAGTTTTTATTAGGTAGATATGGACCTAAAGAACTACGAAAAATGGAACGGATGGGCTATACGGTTAGAACAGACCGGTACCGTTATGTAGAATGGTATGAGTGGAATGCAGAACAAAAAACGAAAGGTGACTTTATAGCGCGCGAACTTTTTGACCATGAAACTGATCCACAAGAAAACATTAATATTGCCAATAAAGCAGAAAACAAAAAACTAATAGCACAAATGTCCAAATCATTAGGCAAAGGTTTTACGCTATAA
- a CDS encoding aspartate/glutamate racemase family protein, giving the protein MKISIYCLIISAFLSCNKSVNNSEPLINNNSEVNLVKTTHKNMNTLGLIGGTSWHSTVEYYAAINQSINDYYGNNTNPPLLVYTLNQAEIHRFQKEDKWDSIATMLTEGAISLRKAGAQSVMFCANTPHKMYNDVQAQLDFPIIHIADATAKAIHNKGVKSVGFLGTIYTMEANFITKRIADNGIEVLVPVEKTVLIELQRIIEEELTYGVIKPRSKTYVLKVIQDLVDKGAEGIVLGCTEFPLMVFDKDLNIPVFNTTEIHSMAGVDFILND; this is encoded by the coding sequence ATGAAAATTTCTATATATTGTTTAATAATTTCAGCTTTTTTGTCTTGCAATAAATCAGTGAATAATAGCGAGCCATTAATAAATAATAATTCAGAAGTAAATCTTGTAAAAACAACGCATAAAAACATGAATACATTAGGCCTTATAGGCGGTACATCCTGGCACTCAACAGTAGAATATTATGCTGCTATTAACCAATCTATCAATGATTATTATGGAAATAACACCAATCCGCCTTTACTGGTTTACACACTAAACCAAGCAGAAATACATCGATTTCAAAAGGAAGATAAATGGGATTCTATAGCAACCATGTTAACCGAAGGCGCTATAAGTTTGCGTAAAGCAGGTGCACAATCTGTTATGTTTTGTGCAAACACGCCACATAAAATGTATAATGACGTACAAGCACAATTAGATTTCCCCATAATACATATTGCGGATGCTACAGCAAAAGCCATCCATAATAAAGGCGTTAAAAGCGTTGGCTTCTTAGGAACTATTTACACCATGGAAGCCAATTTTATTACAAAACGCATAGCCGATAATGGTATTGAAGTTTTAGTTCCCGTAGAAAAAACGGTTCTTATTGAATTACAAAGAATTATTGAAGAAGAACTAACTTATGGAGTTATAAAACCAAGATCAAAAACGTATGTATTAAAAGTGATTCAGGATTTAGTTGATAAAGGCGCTGAAGGTATTGTTTTAGGCTGTACAGAATTCCCTTTAATGGTTTTTGACAAAGATCTAAATATCCCTGTTTTCAATACAACTGAAATTCATTCAATGGCAGGAGTTGATTTTATTTTAAATGATTAA
- a CDS encoding DUF3157 family protein: MKTCFLFIFIFITSMSFAQKGEIIKTEDGRRVFLKSDYTWEYIDSEDSADYTRAQELLKPIDKNACKLEHDYKEPKLDSKIQSKLKRGHSTIEYVKKKVAKDYNCAVDDVLLLSFSEQKQKAVYRFCVNGTKVTYKRLGNSIIKASTLF, encoded by the coding sequence ATGAAAACGTGCTTTCTCTTTATATTCATTTTTATAACATCTATGAGTTTCGCTCAAAAAGGTGAAATTATTAAAACCGAAGATGGACGTCGCGTTTTTCTTAAAAGTGATTATACCTGGGAATATATTGACAGCGAAGATTCTGCGGATTATACGAGAGCTCAGGAATTACTAAAACCTATCGATAAAAATGCTTGTAAACTTGAGCATGATTATAAGGAGCCAAAATTGGATAGCAAAATTCAATCGAAATTAAAACGTGGCCATTCTACTATTGAATATGTAAAAAAGAAAGTTGCCAAGGATTATAATTGTGCGGTAGACGATGTTTTGTTGTTATCTTTTTCTGAACAGAAACAAAAAGCAGTTTATCGTTTTTGTGTAAATGGAACCAAGGTAACTTATAAGCGATTAGGGAATTCTATTATAAAAGCATCGACATTGTTTTAA
- a CDS encoding helix-turn-helix domain-containing protein, with translation MPIIVNLDVVLAKRNMKSKDLAGIIGITTANLSILKSGKAKAVRFSTLEAICKALDCQPADILEYVED, from the coding sequence ATGCCGATTATTGTAAACTTAGATGTCGTACTTGCCAAACGCAATATGAAAAGTAAAGACTTAGCCGGAATTATTGGGATCACTACAGCTAATTTATCGATACTAAAATCTGGAAAAGCCAAAGCTGTTCGTTTCTCTACATTAGAGGCCATTTGTAAAGCTCTAGATTGCCAACCAGCAGATATTTTGGAATATGTTGAAGATTAA
- a CDS encoding DUF2975 domain-containing protein, which translates to MTKNRLLNISIVLCKFIKLGYIVFFIGLTFVFVHVQMDRDYYKGKELTINAGSTDFFISSRSILKSESTDTNIYTLDNIKTFSLYLCYFQLSGILLVLFLSIKEFQKVLESVKKVKSFEEDNIKSFRRIGKFIFIYALLTSFQIMNFNKGYFHGFGISLTPLFLILLAFIMGEMFKEGYALKQENDLTI; encoded by the coding sequence ATGACTAAAAATAGACTTTTAAACATTTCGATTGTGCTTTGTAAATTTATAAAACTTGGTTACATTGTATTTTTTATAGGTTTAACCTTTGTTTTTGTTCATGTACAGATGGATAGAGATTATTATAAGGGCAAGGAGTTGACGATTAATGCTGGTAGTACAGATTTTTTTATATCATCCCGTTCTATATTGAAATCTGAAAGTACGGATACTAATATTTATACTTTAGATAACATAAAGACCTTTTCTTTATATTTATGCTATTTTCAACTATCAGGAATATTATTGGTTTTATTTTTAAGTATAAAAGAGTTTCAAAAGGTTTTAGAATCAGTAAAAAAAGTGAAGTCTTTTGAAGAGGACAATATAAAATCTTTTAGGCGCATTGGTAAATTTATTTTTATTTATGCTTTGCTAACCAGTTTCCAAATAATGAATTTTAATAAAGGGTATTTTCATGGCTTTGGAATTTCATTAACGCCTTTGTTTTTAATTTTATTAGCATTTATTATGGGTGAGATGTTTAAAGAAGGGTATGCCTTAAAACAAGAAAATGACTTAACTATATAA
- the bioB gene encoding biotin synthase BioB yields MSDTKHNWTKEEILEIYNKPLMELLYEAATVHRLNHDPNSVQVSTLLSIKTGGCSEDCGYCPQAARYHTDIEGNDLMTVPQVKAQALRAKASGSSRVCMGAAWRNVKDGEEFDDVLEMVRTINKLDMEVCCTLGMITENQAQRLAEAGLYAYNHNLDSSEEYYKEVISTRGYQDRLDTIDNVRKTSVTVCSGGIIGMGENIEDRAGMLVALSTLNPQPESTPINALVAVEGTPLEEEKPVSIWEMIRMVATTRIVMPETQVRLSAGRTQMSREGQAMCFFAGANSIFAGDKLLTTPNPDVNEDMKMFELLGLNPQKPFTKKVQPQTVEANDSEFESLGEKPKWTRPEHKIERNELAKEKGKLIK; encoded by the coding sequence ATGAGCGATACAAAGCACAATTGGACCAAAGAAGAAATTCTAGAAATCTACAATAAACCGTTAATGGAATTGCTATACGAAGCGGCTACTGTACATCGTTTAAATCACGATCCAAACAGTGTTCAGGTTAGTACGTTGCTCTCTATTAAAACAGGTGGTTGTAGTGAAGATTGTGGGTATTGTCCGCAAGCTGCTCGTTATCATACCGATATTGAAGGAAACGATTTAATGACGGTGCCACAAGTTAAAGCGCAAGCATTACGTGCAAAAGCAAGTGGGAGTTCTCGTGTTTGTATGGGAGCTGCGTGGCGAAATGTAAAAGATGGTGAAGAATTTGACGACGTTTTAGAAATGGTACGTACCATTAATAAGCTGGATATGGAGGTTTGCTGTACTTTAGGCATGATTACCGAAAACCAAGCACAACGTTTGGCAGAAGCCGGGTTGTATGCGTATAACCATAATTTAGATTCTTCGGAAGAATATTATAAAGAAGTTATTTCTACACGTGGTTACCAAGATCGATTAGATACTATTGATAATGTTCGCAAAACCAGCGTAACTGTTTGTAGTGGTGGTATTATTGGTATGGGTGAAAATATAGAAGACAGGGCGGGTATGCTTGTTGCGCTTTCTACATTAAATCCGCAGCCAGAATCTACTCCAATTAATGCGCTTGTTGCTGTTGAAGGCACACCACTTGAAGAAGAAAAACCCGTTTCTATTTGGGAAATGATTAGAATGGTAGCAACCACCAGAATTGTTATGCCAGAAACCCAAGTGCGTTTAAGTGCTGGTAGAACACAAATGAGTAGAGAAGGACAAGCTATGTGCTTTTTTGCTGGTGCAAACTCTATTTTTGCTGGCGATAAATTATTAACCACGCCAAATCCTGATGTTAATGAAGACATGAAAATGTTCGAGTTATTAGGATTGAATCCGCAAAAACCTTTTACTAAAAAAGTGCAACCGCAAACGGTTGAGGCTAATGATTCTGAATTTGAATCTTTAGGTGAAAAACCAAAATGGACACGCCCAGAACATAAAATTGAACGTAACGAGTTGGCTAAGGAGAAAGGAAAATTGATTAAATAG
- a CDS encoding TonB-dependent receptor plug domain-containing protein, producing MKTTFALTTLILCAFMSHAQKEEQKQDLDTIVISSTRISLPFKENSRTINIISSEAIKNSAANNIADLLQQVAGIDVRRRGTAGSQADLYIRGGSFDQTLLLIDGVKMNDVQTGHHTMNAALPIEVIERIEIIKGPAARVFGQNAFNGAINIVTKKELNNTVSVKAETGSFGQLNGSVTIGTDLENSSHIVHVDKMSSAGYRHNTDYDNSNYFIKSIFNKNKKAIEMVATFQERKFGANGFYARESATEQYEETQNSLIAFSTKFQTEKLTIKPRIYWKRNQDEYVYLRNDPTVYRNLHISNKIGAEVNGSYRSKAGITGFGIDISEDFITSNNLGDRDRFMTTLFLEHKFKALDSKLDITPGVAVTYFSDFDFYSFPGLDVGYKISDALKAYGNIGYTYRIPTYTDLYYNDPSTTGNPDLEVEEAFSQEIGIKYFSPQFSGSVAVYNRDAKNLIDFVRLNTTETSYVATNITEVNTKGLEVDAAYNFRLNTFNQTLAVGYNFLEDDILNQNKELSRYSLNTLKHHFTTRLSTQLFKNVSQNIIYKHAQRTTGDSYNVWDASLVVNVKQLEFTITASNIFNADYIEAGFVPMPPSNLLFGMRYSLN from the coding sequence ATGAAGACTACATTCGCTTTAACGACTTTAATTTTATGTGCATTCATGTCACATGCGCAAAAAGAGGAGCAAAAACAAGATTTAGATACTATCGTTATTTCATCGACAAGGATAAGCCTTCCGTTTAAAGAAAACTCAAGAACTATAAATATTATTTCTTCGGAAGCTATTAAAAATAGTGCTGCCAATAATATAGCTGATTTACTGCAACAAGTGGCTGGTATAGACGTAAGACGTCGTGGAACAGCAGGAAGTCAGGCCGATTTATATATTAGAGGCGGAAGTTTCGATCAAACACTGTTACTTATAGATGGTGTTAAAATGAACGATGTACAAACAGGGCATCACACCATGAATGCAGCATTGCCAATTGAGGTTATTGAGCGTATTGAAATTATTAAAGGACCCGCTGCACGCGTGTTTGGGCAAAATGCTTTTAATGGTGCTATTAATATTGTTACTAAAAAAGAATTAAACAATACGGTTTCTGTTAAGGCAGAAACAGGCTCGTTTGGTCAATTAAATGGAAGTGTTACTATTGGTACAGACCTAGAAAACTCATCGCATATAGTACATGTTGATAAAATGTCTTCGGCTGGTTACCGACACAATACAGATTATGATAATAGTAATTATTTTATAAAAAGTATTTTCAATAAAAACAAAAAAGCTATTGAAATGGTAGCAACGTTCCAAGAACGTAAGTTTGGTGCAAACGGTTTTTATGCAAGAGAAAGTGCAACGGAACAGTATGAAGAAACTCAAAATAGTCTAATTGCATTTTCTACGAAGTTTCAAACAGAAAAATTAACCATTAAACCGCGTATTTATTGGAAACGAAACCAAGACGAATATGTGTATTTACGTAATGACCCAACAGTTTATAGAAATTTACATATCTCTAATAAAATAGGAGCTGAGGTTAACGGATCGTATAGATCGAAAGCAGGTATTACAGGTTTTGGAATCGATATTTCTGAAGATTTTATTACGAGTAATAATTTAGGGGATCGAGATAGGTTTATGACGACATTGTTTTTGGAACACAAGTTTAAAGCCTTAGATAGTAAATTGGATATTACTCCTGGAGTTGCGGTTACTTATTTTTCTGATTTTGATTTTTATTCCTTTCCCGGTTTAGATGTTGGCTACAAAATAAGTGATGCTTTAAAAGCATATGGAAATATTGGCTATACTTATAGAATACCTACGTATACTGATTTGTATTATAATGACCCAAGTACTACTGGAAATCCAGATTTGGAAGTAGAAGAAGCTTTTTCTCAAGAAATTGGAATTAAATATTTTTCACCTCAATTCTCTGGTTCTGTTGCTGTTTACAATAGAGATGCAAAAAACTTAATTGATTTTGTTCGTTTAAATACTACAGAAACGAGTTATGTAGCAACAAATATTACAGAGGTTAATACTAAAGGTTTAGAGGTTGATGCTGCTTATAATTTTAGGCTAAACACCTTTAACCAAACATTAGCTGTTGGTTATAATTTTTTAGAAGATGATATTTTAAACCAGAATAAAGAATTATCACGCTACTCTTTAAACACATTAAAGCATCATTTTACAACACGTTTAAGCACACAGTTGTTTAAAAATGTAAGTCAGAATATTATTTACAAACATGCGCAGCGTACCACTGGTGATAGCTATAATGTTTGGGATGCTTCGTTAGTGGTTAATGTAAAGCAGTTAGAGTTTACTATAACAGCGAGCAATATATTTAATGCCGATTATATTGAAGCTGGTTTTGTGCCTATGCCGCCTAGTAATTTGTTGTTTGGTATGCGATATAGTTTAAATTAA
- a CDS encoding PLP-dependent aminotransferase family protein, with product MNSPVNNLLKQLIHFNKCTSQPVYIQIAQQIINAIQRGYLSIGAVLPGSRVLSQTLKIHRNTVVAVYDELASQGWVEIIPNKGTFVLVPEQTTATIKATSHQIDQVYQYPKTTGFPFQPSFNLASTLQTTKAKYSINEGNPDLRLHPVHEFSRWYSAAMKRKSLISKWNRTTPLLDSKFETQLGNYLNATRGFHIKPSNLISTRSTEMSLYIVSQLLIKPDDIVLVGHLSNYAANMIFQQAGANIKTIPVDANGLDVDYIRTHFVKGSIRCVYVCAHRHYPTTATLSVERRLKLLELAKTYKFAIIEDDYDYDFQYKGSAMLPMASADGHGVVVYLGKLGQSLFPSFQTGFVIAPESLISEAKNYLQLLDKQGDMIQEQILAELIHEGEIYRLMKKNIIVYKQRRDSLCRYLKTYFEDIMTWEKPSGGLAIWLQFKHKISLVKLAEEAENYDLFIPKTILYQDRDTCAIRFGFGQLNEEEIESVIKSLKTAYDIVAQGSVTT from the coding sequence ATGAATAGTCCGGTTAATAATTTATTAAAACAATTAATACATTTTAACAAATGTACTTCACAACCCGTGTATATTCAAATAGCACAGCAAATTATAAATGCTATTCAACGTGGCTATTTATCTATAGGCGCCGTATTACCAGGAAGCCGCGTTTTAAGTCAGACATTAAAAATCCATAGAAATACCGTTGTCGCTGTTTACGATGAGTTAGCCTCTCAGGGTTGGGTGGAGATAATCCCCAATAAAGGGACATTTGTTTTGGTTCCAGAGCAAACTACGGCAACCATTAAAGCTACATCTCACCAAATAGATCAGGTGTATCAATATCCAAAAACCACTGGTTTCCCTTTTCAGCCTTCGTTTAATCTGGCATCTACATTACAAACAACAAAGGCTAAATATAGTATAAACGAAGGTAATCCGGATTTAAGACTACACCCTGTTCATGAATTCTCTAGATGGTATAGTGCCGCAATGAAACGAAAATCATTAATTTCAAAATGGAATAGAACCACTCCATTATTAGATTCAAAATTTGAAACCCAACTGGGTAATTATTTAAATGCTACCAGAGGATTTCATATAAAACCAAGTAACCTTATAAGTACACGAAGTACAGAAATGAGTTTATATATTGTTTCTCAGCTTTTAATAAAACCAGATGATATTGTTTTGGTTGGGCATTTAAGCAACTATGCAGCTAACATGATTTTTCAGCAAGCTGGTGCTAATATTAAAACAATTCCTGTAGATGCCAATGGTTTAGATGTTGATTATATAAGAACTCATTTTGTAAAAGGTAGTATTCGCTGCGTGTATGTTTGTGCCCATAGGCATTACCCAACCACAGCAACACTAAGTGTAGAACGGCGCCTAAAACTTTTAGAACTAGCTAAAACATATAAGTTTGCCATTATTGAAGATGATTACGATTACGATTTTCAATATAAAGGATCTGCTATGTTACCCATGGCAAGTGCAGACGGTCATGGAGTGGTGGTTTATTTAGGAAAACTGGGACAATCGTTATTCCCAAGTTTTCAAACTGGGTTTGTTATTGCACCCGAAAGTTTAATTTCTGAAGCAAAAAACTATCTACAGTTATTAGATAAACAAGGCGACATGATACAAGAACAGATACTTGCCGAATTAATTCATGAAGGTGAAATATACCGCCTCATGAAAAAAAACATCATAGTTTACAAGCAAAGACGCGATAGTTTATGCAGGTATTTAAAAACCTATTTTGAAGATATTATGACTTGGGAAAAACCATCTGGCGGATTAGCAATATGGTTACAGTTTAAACACAAGATTTCATTGGTTAAATTAGCTGAAGAAGCAGAAAATTACGACTTATTCATTCCAAAAACAATACTCTACCAAGACAGAGATACTTGTGCTATTCGTTTTGGTTTTGGGCAGCTAAACGAAGAAGAAATAGAGTCGGTAATTAAAAGTTTAAAAACCGCTTATGATATTGTAGCTCAAGGTTCTGTTACAACATAA